The genomic segment ATAGGAGGTAAATATGGAAAAATTTGAAAAATATCTTGACCCGAAAAACGATTTGTTGTTCAAAAAGGTTTTTGGGACACATAAAAATTTGTGCATAAGTTTGCTCAATTCCTTAATGAAATTTGATGAAAATTCCAAAATTATAGAAATTGAATACGATACCAACGAACTTTTACCCGAAATTCCCGCGTTTAAGGATACTATTGTCGATGTTCGTTGCAAAGATGAAACAGGACGGCAGTTTATTATTGAAATGCAAATGAACTGGACTAAGGATTTTCAGCAAAGGGTGTTGCTTAATGCGAGCAAGGCGTATATTCAGCCGTTGAAAAAGGGGCAGGAGTTTAATCTTTTGTTGCCCGTTTATTCGCTCAATTTGGTGAACGATACATTTGACGATGACCCTGAAATGGCTGACGAGTATTACCATCAGTTCAAGATTGTAAATATTAAGAATACAAATAAGCAGATAAAAGGGTTGGAATTTGTGTTTGTTGAGTTGCCGAAATATAAGCCAAAAAGTAAGGACGAGTTGGATTATTTTAATTTGTGGCTTCGGTTTTTGACGGAGATTGACAGAAATTCAAAAGAGATTTCGGCGGATTTTTTGAATAATGAAGTTTTGAGAGAAGCCGTAGAATGTGTTGCAGAGAGTGCTTTAACGCCTGAGGAATTGGAGGCGTATGATAAGGTTGAAGATGCGATTAGGGCGAAAAAGGCATTGTTGAGAGGGGCGGAAGAGAAAGGAAAAATTGAAGGTAAAATTGAAACCGCTCAAAACCTCAAAAAAATGGGACTATCCACCGCTCAAATCGCCCAAGCAACAGGTCTCACAGAAGCCGAAATAAAAGCCCTACGTATTTTATAAGCAAATAAAAATAAATTCAGGAGAGCAAATATGCGCGAGTTTAACGTAACGGGGCTTTGTGTTTCGAGTATGCACTATATGGCGGACACGAGTGAAAAAATCGCACAGATAACGCAATATGTGAAGCAAGGTAATTATTTCTCTATTAACCGCGGTCGTCAATACGGAAAAACCACAACGCTTTCTTTGTTAGAAAAGGGATTGCCCGATGAATATACCGTTATCAGGATAAGTTTTGAAGGCGTTGACGATGAGATGTTTGACAACCCGCAGACATTTTGTCAAGGTTTGCTCAATCAATGCGCAAGATATTTCACCAGAAGAAATTTACCCGGCGGTGAAATTTGGGTGGACGAAACGGTTAAAGCGTTTGACTTGTTCAGCGACTTTTTGGATAAAGTCTGCGCCGAAAAAAAATATGTCCTTATGATAGACGAAGTCGATAAAACATCGAATAATTTTGTGTTTTTGAAGTTTTTGGGAATGTTGCGAGATAAATATCTTGACAGAAACGACGGCGTCGGCGCAACTTTTCAAAGCGTAATTTTAGTCGGAGTTTACGACATAAAAAACCTTAAAATAAAAATGGTGCAAGCAGGGACGCATCAACTTCAAGACGGCGAAAAACGCATAAATTCGCCTTGGAACATAGCAATTAACTTTGAAGTGGATATGTCGTTGAGCGTTAAAGAAATCGCTTCTATGCTTACGGAATACGAAAAAGACCACAAGTCCGGAATGGATATTCAGGCGGTTGCCCAAGAAATTCGCGATTATACAAGCGGCTATCCGTATCTTGTTTCGCGGATTTGTCAGCGGATAGAAAATAATTTGAATAAAAATTGGACAAAAAACGGTGTTTTGGAAGCAGTAAAACTAATTCTTCAAGAGCAAAGCACTCTTATTGACGATTTGGGTAAAAATATTTTATCCAACAAAGAACTGTCGGATTTGCTTTATGACCTGACGATAAACGGCGCCGACTATAAATTCAGCACAACCGACTACGCCGTGGGATTAGGGCATACTTTCGGATACATAAGAAACCAAAACGGGAAAGCAGTTATAGATAACACGATTTTTGAATTGATAATCTATGAACATTTTATCACGGAAAAACAGCGAAA from the Chitinivibrionia bacterium genome contains:
- a CDS encoding Rpn family recombination-promoting nuclease/putative transposase, yielding MEKFEKYLDPKNDLLFKKVFGTHKNLCISLLNSLMKFDENSKIIEIEYDTNELLPEIPAFKDTIVDVRCKDETGRQFIIEMQMNWTKDFQQRVLLNASKAYIQPLKKGQEFNLLLPVYSLNLVNDTFDDDPEMADEYYHQFKIVNIKNTNKQIKGLEFVFVELPKYKPKSKDELDYFNLWLRFLTEIDRNSKEISADFLNNEVLREAVECVAESALTPEELEAYDKVEDAIRAKKALLRGAEEKGKIEGKIETAQNLKKMGLSTAQIAQATGLTEAEIKALRIL
- a CDS encoding AAA-like domain-containing protein, with the protein product MREFNVTGLCVSSMHYMADTSEKIAQITQYVKQGNYFSINRGRQYGKTTTLSLLEKGLPDEYTVIRISFEGVDDEMFDNPQTFCQGLLNQCARYFTRRNLPGGEIWVDETVKAFDLFSDFLDKVCAEKKYVLMIDEVDKTSNNFVFLKFLGMLRDKYLDRNDGVGATFQSVILVGVYDIKNLKIKMVQAGTHQLQDGEKRINSPWNIAINFEVDMSLSVKEIASMLTEYEKDHKSGMDIQAVAQEIRDYTSGYPYLVSRICQRIENNLNKNWTKNGVLEAVKLILQEQSTLIDDLGKNILSNKELSDLLYDLTINGADYKFSTTDYAVGLGHTFGYIRNQNGKAVIDNTIFELIIYEHFITEKQRKGIRIDRVVSSDVTKGGKFNMDVCIERFAQHYYELYREKSKVFLEDECRMLFLTYIRPVINGAGFYHIESETRSAERIDLIVDYGAEQFIVELKRWYGEAAHEKAYDQLCGYLESKNRNTGFLLTFDFRSDKNTGKPQSKWIEHNGKKIFDCIVGFG